The Alnus glutinosa chromosome 1, dhAlnGlut1.1, whole genome shotgun sequence region AACCGACGtgttaaatcaaaattttgtgttaatattttttttttaaaaaattacacgtGTCGTCCTCTGATTGGTTCTGACGTGGCGGGGTAACGGCAACTGTTAAAATGGCTGACGGAAAACACGTTCAGGGACCTATTTGTTATTATGGTTTACTATAAGGATCccccatttaattttgttactaTATGgaattatttgtaattatagccAACTACAAAGACCAACGATGCAATTTACCATTCTTTTGTTTTCGAAAACAAATAGCATGCATGGACATCTTTTTGCTTCCGCGAAACACGTATTCAATAAGTAgtattttgattttcttatttGTCATTTCACAGAGCAATCCGAAGCAGAAATATACGGAACCTCCGTCCCCTCGCCACCTTTCCTTCCTCGTTTTCTTCGCACGACGAATTTGGCTTAGCCAACATCacccatctctttctctctctttttctctctcattttcctGGACGCAAAAACGCTGTCATAACCAACCAAACAACCACCATCTCTCGCTGTTTCGACCTCTCATTTAAGAGAATGCACGCGCTCTCTCCCCATTCTCTCCCGCCGGACATCTGACGACCACCACCACGCTCAATCGTCATCACCGCCACCGGCCACCACCTTCCGCCATGGGCCACCACACGCGCCGTGAGTCCCTATCCGCGCCCCACGTCGCTTGCCGGCCCGACCACTACGAGGCCGCCGAGATTGACCTGGCGTGGCCCTTCGTCAAACTCGCCGGCATGGACCGCGACGACGTCCGGGAGACAGCGTACGAGATATTCTTCACGGCTTGCCGGTCGTCCCCGGGGTTCGGTGGTCGCAATGCGCTCACGTTCTACTCGTCAAACCACCACGAGAGCAACGGGGACGGGTCTATGGGGACGAAGGCCCATGCGGTGGTGGTGATGACGCCTACGAGCCGAGTGAAGAGGGCGCTGGGGTTGAAGATGCTGGGGCGGTCACCGTCGAGGAGGATGGTGTCTGGCGCGGGGGGCAGTGGCGGTGCGGGCGGGTCGAACCCTTCTTCACCGGTAGGCCAAGGCAGCCCCTCCATGTCGTTCACGGTGCCGCCGCCAGCGAGGCCGAGACGACCCATGACGTCTGCTGAGATCATGAGGCACCAGATGCGGGTAACGGAGCAAAGCGATAACCGGCTCAGAAAGACGCTCATGAGGACCCTCGTTGGCCAAGTACGTATTGCATGTGTAATTAAtcagtgtatatatatatatatgattttctttttctttttctcttttcatctATACTCGCACGTTTAATGTTAGAGGAGCTTGGGGAGGAATTTGGTGAAATTGGTGTTCTCTATAAGAGTTTTCTTGATAATTCCACGCTTGATCTGCTGTTCTGAATGTGTAACGTTTTGTCATTAATTAAGGACTTGGCTTTGGTAAATACATGACAAATTAATATTGTTGTGTTGTTTACGGGAAACAGATGGGTAGACGAGCAGAGACAATAATCCTTCCATTAGAGCTCCTCCGCCACCTAAAGCCTCCGGAATTCAACGACTCCCACGAGTACCATCTCTGGCAAAAGCGGCAGCTCAAAGTCCTCGAGGCAGGGCTTCTCCTCCACCCTTCCATTCCCATAGAGAAATCGAACCCCTTTGCCATGCGTTTGAGGGACATCATCCGAGCCAGCGAGACAAAAACATTAGACACCGGAAAGAATTCCGACACCATGAGAACTCTTTTAAACTCCGTGGTTTCGTTAGCATGGCGAAGCGGCAGTGGAAGTACTCCCACTGATGTTTGCCACTGGGCTGACGGATTCCCTCTCAACATCCACCTCTACAACGCTCTTCTCCAATCCATCTTTGACGTCAGGGACGAGACTTTAGTCCTCGACGAAGTTGACGAGCTTCTAGAGCTAATCAAGAAAACATGGTCGACGTTGGGAATCACCAGGATTATACACAACTTGTGTTTCACTTGGGTGTTATTCCAACAATATATTCTGACCGGGCAGATAGAAGCGGACCTTCTTTGTGCATCTCATGCTATGTTGGCGGAGGTGGCAAACGATGTCAAGAGAGCAGGCCGGGAGGGCATGTATACGAAGATCCTGTTGTCCGTACTGTCTTCTATGCAGGGATGGGCGGAGAAGAGATTGCTCAGTTACCATAACTATTTCCAGAGGGGAAATGTTGGCCAAGTTGACAGCCTTCTTCCTTTGGTGTTATCGGCCTCAAAGATTTTAGGTGAAGATGTTAAACTCACTGAAGGGGTCGGGCAAGATCAGGAAGGAGCGGTAACTTTGGTGGACTCGTCGGGGGATCGTGTGAACTATTATATACGATCATCCGTTAAAAACGCATTTGCTAAGGTTTGTGATTTTTCAACTTCAACTTTTAGTGGGATTTTGATTTTATGAAACTTCACTTACACCACCCCTCTAAGCAGCATAAGTGATTTTGTAATTATAACTTCAAATTTGCAATGTCAGTATTTCATTTTTgagttcattttaattttaccaatgttttgttaaaatgctcATAATGCccccaatttattttattttattttttaaatgtgaaaaaaaaaaagaatttagaaAATTCTAGTGACCCACATcagtatattttatatatatattcacattgttttttaaaagaaaaacagaggAGTTTTGgacattttaacaaaatatgataaaattaaaatgagtgAAACATGAAATATTGACgttacaaaattttaaacttaGTGAAACTTCACTTAAGCTTTCTAAATTGTTGCcatttttgcaattattttcgtaaatttaaaaactctcaatttagtgtatctgttttttatttgtattcaaTTTTACCcatttgttaggattttttttactaaatcctatcaaaattttcaaaatacattttttttttttaaattaaaaaaaatgagaggtagTATTTGAGCATTTCAACACTctttcgttaggatttaacataaaattttaaTGGATTGGTGCAActaaaaaacaattgaaatagGGATACACTAAAAGTTTAAGAAGGTAATTACAAATGTCATAAAAGTTTAGGGGGCCTAAAGTGAAGTTTCCTAATTTTTATGTATGGTCATCGATCTTATTCATTTGTTAATGACAATAGATAATTGAAATCGGGAATGTGAAAAGTGTTGCTGCGGAAGTGAACCAAGAGGCAAGCGAAGCTCTACTTCAATTAGCTAAGGACACTGAAGAATTGGCATTGAAGGAGAGGGAAAGCTTCAGTCCCATACTGAAGAAATGGCACCCAACGGCAGCCGCAGTTGCTGCTGTTACGCTACATAGTTGCTACGGAGCTGTGCTGAAACAATATTTAGGTGGGGTGTCCATGCTCACAACCGAGACAGTCGGTGTGCTACAGACGGCCGGAAGGCTGGAAAAGCATTTGGTCCAAATGGTGGTTGAGGACTCCGCTGAGTGTGATGATGGAGGCAAAGCAATCGTGCGAGAGATGGTTCCATATGAAGTTGAGTCGATCATATTGCAGCTCTTGCAAAAATGGATTCACGAGAGGTTGAAGAAAGGGAAAGAGTTTCTCCTACGAGCAAAAGAGACCGAAGTAAGTTCTTAGCTTTTCGACCGAAATCTGTGAGTTTAATTCGTTTATTGGCAGAGTCAGAGAGTGATTGGTTGGTTGACATATTTTTGTATTGCAGACATGGAATCCAAAGTCCAAAGCAGAGCCATATGCACAATCAGCTGTGGAACTAATGAAATTGGCCAAGGAAACTGCGGATAACTTCTTCGAAATCCCAATAGGAATTACCGAAGATTTAGTTCTAGATCTTGCTGATGGTCTGGAGACTCACTTCAAGGAGTATGCTTCATTTGTTGCATCATGTGGTAAGAACattcttttcattaattttttttcttttttttttttttttttttgggccgtgggggggtgggggggggggggggggggggggggggggggggggggggggggggggtaaactTCATTTGAAGTCCCGAAATATAAGTAGTTTTGCAATtataactttaaaatttaaaaatttacgaCGGGGGAATCTCATGTTTCACCCCCTTTTAATTTTGccatttttttccaaatactcCCTCAGTTGATAAAGGGTTGGCGATCACCCTTTGTATGATGAGTGGAGCTTGGTCTCTCTCGATAGATGAAGGACAATTGGTTGCATGCCCTTAATTTTCTGAGGGGTGGCCGCCACCCACCTCCCTTTTGAGTGGAGGATGAGAAGAGGCCAACCGCCCCTTGTATGGCAAGGGTGGGTCGGCCGGTTCCCACCAATGAGGGCTAGCCTGCTAACCCCCCCTACATGGGGAATGTCGCCCCTCAACTAATGAGGAGAGGccattttcctttaattttttattttatattccatttttatgaatgaaattaatttcaaaatatgcgAAGTTATCGGCTATACCACATGTCAATCGAAAATTAGTTGTGATGTGGATCCATCCGTACATCTAACGGTTTCTATCAAACAACCAATGTCAGAGACCATTTTAGACTCTGAAAATTTTAGGGACCTTCAGTGTACTTTTGACACCATTGGGACCGATTTTGTACAAGGGCAAACCAATGAATGAAACCATACCaaaaatgaaattttcccttatttttgtaCTTATTACTTTTCTCTGTgttatctttttatttgttcaaaCTTTTTTCCTTCTAAGGAAGTCCTTATTATGATAGAAAATCCCTTCTCCTCTCTAAGATGTCGAGTGGTATTATcattaagaaaatcatattaATGT contains the following coding sequences:
- the LOC133858668 gene encoding protein unc-13 homolog, with product MGHHTRRESLSAPHVACRPDHYEAAEIDLAWPFVKLAGMDRDDVRETAYEIFFTACRSSPGFGGRNALTFYSSNHHESNGDGSMGTKAHAVVVMTPTSRVKRALGLKMLGRSPSRRMVSGAGGSGGAGGSNPSSPVGQGSPSMSFTVPPPARPRRPMTSAEIMRHQMRVTEQSDNRLRKTLMRTLVGQMGRRAETIILPLELLRHLKPPEFNDSHEYHLWQKRQLKVLEAGLLLHPSIPIEKSNPFAMRLRDIIRASETKTLDTGKNSDTMRTLLNSVVSLAWRSGSGSTPTDVCHWADGFPLNIHLYNALLQSIFDVRDETLVLDEVDELLELIKKTWSTLGITRIIHNLCFTWVLFQQYILTGQIEADLLCASHAMLAEVANDVKRAGREGMYTKILLSVLSSMQGWAEKRLLSYHNYFQRGNVGQVDSLLPLVLSASKILGEDVKLTEGVGQDQEGAVTLVDSSGDRVNYYIRSSVKNAFAKIIEIGNVKSVAAEVNQEASEALLQLAKDTEELALKERESFSPILKKWHPTAAAVAAVTLHSCYGAVLKQYLGGVSMLTTETVGVLQTAGRLEKHLVQMVVEDSAECDDGGKAIVREMVPYEVESIILQLLQKWIHERLKKGKEFLLRAKETETWNPKSKAEPYAQSAVELMKLAKETADNFFEIPIGITEDLVLDLADGLETHFKEYASFVASCGSKQSYIPTLPPLTRCNRDSKFLKLWKKASPCSVGAEEFHQYGVNEGHHPRPSTSRGTQRLYIRLNTLHYLLSHLHSLDKTLSVSPRMVPSTCNRFRNNRRSFNSYFDVASSSIEAACQHVSEVAAYRLIFLDSNSVFYGCLYVDDVANARIRPALRTLKQNLTLMTTILTDRAQAPAIKEVMKASFEAYLMVFLAGGCSRVFCWSDHEMLEEDFKSLKQVFCMCGEGLIAEEVVQREAEIVEGVIALMGQCTEQLIEDFSIVTCETSGIGVVGSGQKLPMPPTTGRWNRADPNSILRVLCHRNDRAANKFLKRTFQLAKRR